The nucleotide window GTTTGACTCCGGTCGCCAGGGGAATGACCCTGCCGTGAATTCCGTTAAACCCGTAGGTGTTCACGTATCCGGGCAAACGACTGGAACAACCGATTCCAGAGACAAGTGCCATTTTATGAGGAGGTATTTGTAGCTTCACAAGTGCCTGCATCAGGGCATTCAGCACACCGTAATCACCGCATCCGGGGCACCAGATTGGTTTCAGGTCACTTTTATAATCTTTCAGAGAATATTTAGCTTCATCCATGCTCAGGCATCCTTCTTTTCATATTCTTCAACGATTTTATCGTAAATCTGTCCTACAGTAAAGGGAATTCCCCCCGTCTGACGGTAAGAAACCGTTTCCACGCCAAAATCACCAAAGCGGACAAATCCTCTCAGATAGCGGCGAAAGGCTCCAGCGTACGCCATCTCCACAAAAATAACACGTTTTTTATTGACCAGAAAATCATGAAAAGGTTGAATAAGAAAAGGATACAGAATTTGCGGGATGATGGCCTGTACTTTGATTCCATTCGCGTTTGCCCTGGCTACAGCTTCTTTTACAGCGCCCTTTGTGGATCCCCAGGCAATAATACCCAGCTCGGCATCATCCGGACCGTAAAAGCGTTCAAAGGAGAATTCCCGTTTGATTTCCCTGAATTTTTCCCAGCGTTTTTTCGTCATTCCGGCGTGGACAGAAACATCGGATGAGGGAAACCCTTTTTCATCATGTTCAATACCAGCCGCCTGGTACATGCCATTTTCCATGCCGGGCCAGGTAACGGGAGAAATCCCGTTTTTCGTAACTTTAAACCGATGATAATCTTCCAATTCTTTTTCTGTAGGAGTTATCCTGCGGTTGATTTTTTTAAAACCATATTTCAAGTCCCTGATCCGATTGGGATTGATGGATTCCTTCCTGTGACCAATAAAAGCATCGGAAAGAACGATAACGGGAAGCTGATACTTTTCAGCGATGTAAAAAGCCAAAACAGTACAGTCAAAACAGTCCTCAACATCTGAAGGAGCAATAACCACCCGGGGGGCATCACCATGGCTTCCCCAGATAGCCTGCATGAGATCTGCCTGTTCGGTTTTCGTTGGTAGTCCCGTAGAAGGACCGCCTCTTTGGACATTAATCACCACAATGGGGAGTTCGGCCATTCCCGCCAGTCCGATTCCTTCTGACATAAGGGAGATTCCGGGGCCTGATGTTGCGGTCATCGCCTTGCGTCCGGCAAAACTGGCACCCACCACGGCATTGATAGACGCCAGTTCATCTTCCATCTGAATTACCACTCCATTGTACCGGGGAAGATAAACAGATAGCCAGTGCATGATTTCCGTCGAGGGAGTAATGGGATAACCGGCATAGAATTCAACACCGGCATAGAGGGCTCCAAAGGCTGTAGCTTCGTTTCCTTCCATGACAATGCGGGGTTCACCCGGTGTGTATTCAAAAAGGACGGAATCTTTTTTTTCAATGTCTTTTTTTACGTAATCCCGGCCTGCTTTCAGGGCATTGAGATTCATTTCAACAATATCTTTCCTTTTCCCACCGAATTTTTTCTTTATTGATTTTTCCAGAGCGGTTTTCGGCAGGTTGAAAAGTTCTGAGATAACTCCAAGCATGGCAATATTTTTCGCCAGGGATGTCCCTGCGGCATCTGTTGCCAGTTGATTAAAGGGAACTTTATACCAATTCTTTAATTTATCAGCAGGTATCGGAATATTCTCTTCAGGAAAAGAATCTTCCAAATCGCTGAGAATCACCACATGATCTTCCAGCAATATTTCGGACTGAAATTTCAGAAAATCCTTCCAACTGAACACAACCAGAATATCCAGTTTATCTCCCTGGGTTGCTACCGGTTCGCTACTCATCCGGACCCGGACCGAGCTTTCACCTCCCCGGATTTGTGCTCCATAGCTCTTAAGCATAAAGACAAACAACCCATCGCTGGATGCTGCGTTGACCAGGATTTCTCCGGCACTGATCACACCATCCCCTCCTGAGCCCGCAATGCCGATTACTATATTATTATTATTACGTGCCATGCCTGCGATACTTCCTCCCTCATCTTTTTGGTGATATCAGCCACATTACGGACACTGTCCGTAATACGGCAATATACCCTCATTTGCTATTTGATTGACAGCTGCTTTCAAACGGAACCCTGCCCATTTTTCAAAGCTTTTGAAGTTACCAAAGAGCATGGAATGAAACAAGGAAGAGTTCAGCTTCGCATGCAATACCGGACAGGGTTGTTGATTTATCGTCAGATCTAAGACAAATTATAGATCACTTTATATTTTTCATTAAGATATTTCAGGAAGGGCTTTGGTGATAATTTACCGCCTGTCACCGATTTTACCAGATCCAGTGGATCCAGGCGGCGCCCCCGGCTATGTATATTGTCTCTCAGCCAGTTCAGAAGAATTGAAAACTCCCCGCCCCGGATAATATTCCAAAAACCGGGATGTTCCTTGATTGCCTGATTAAGGAATTGAGCGGCATAAAGATTTCCCAGGGCATAAGATGGGAAATAACCCACAGCTCCCATAGACCAGTGGACATCCTGCATGACGCCCATTTTGTCATCCGGCGGGATAACCCCAAGGTATTCTTTCATTTTGGTATTCCAGATTTCCGGTAAATCGGTCACCTTGAGTCCCTCATTGATGAGCATCTTTTCTATTTCAAACCGAAGCATAATATGCAGGGAATATGTCACTTCATCGGCTTCCACCCGGATCAGGGAAGGTTCCACCGTATTTATCATGCGGTAAAAATCATCGACAGATGTTTTTTTGAGTACGGGAAAGAGCTCTTTCAGTCGGGGATAGAAATGGTTCCAGAAAGAGAGGCTTTTGCCAATCATATTTTCCCACAGGCGGGACTGGCTTTCATGGATGCCGTAACTGGCGGCCTGTCCAAACGGTGTGCCAAAGTGTTCAACAGGAAGTCCTTGTTCATACATGGCATGACCGGCTTCATGGACCGTTGAGAAAAAGGCTGATTTCATGTCATTTTCAAAGACCCGGGTTGTAATCCGTACATCCGTCGGATGAAAACCTGTTGTAAAAGGGTGAGCAGATCGGTCTTGGCGTCCCCGTGACATATCATACCCCAGTTTCTGAACCACCTCGAGCCCGAAAGCCCACTGATGGGTCGTATCAAATGACTCTCTCAGAATATGGTCATCCGGTTTATCCCCCGAATTTTTAATTTTGTCCAGAAGAACAATTAAACCGTCTTTCAATTCTGAAAAAAGAGCTGTTACCGTTTCTGTTGTCATCCCCGGTTCATATTGTTCCATCAGGGCATCATACGGTGTTGTGGTATATCCATAATAATCAGCCTGTTTACGGCACATATCCACTATTTTTTCAAGATAGGGCTGAAAGGATTTAAAATCATTATTCACCCGAGCTTTTGCCCAAACCTGCTGGGATTGGGATGTCAGTCTGGAAAACTCCTCAACGAATAAGGCCGGCAGAACCGATGCATAGTGATAATCTTTCCAAATCAGATAAAGCAACCTCGATGTTTCTTTGTCACTT belongs to Candidatus Neomarinimicrobiota bacterium and includes:
- a CDS encoding 2-oxoacid:acceptor oxidoreductase subunit alpha; the encoded protein is MARNNNNIVIGIAGSGGDGVISAGEILVNAASSDGLFVFMLKSYGAQIRGGESSVRVRMSSEPVATQGDKLDILVVFSWKDFLKFQSEILLEDHVVILSDLEDSFPEENIPIPADKLKNWYKVPFNQLATDAAGTSLAKNIAMLGVISELFNLPKTALEKSIKKKFGGKRKDIVEMNLNALKAGRDYVKKDIEKKDSVLFEYTPGEPRIVMEGNEATAFGALYAGVEFYAGYPITPSTEIMHWLSVYLPRYNGVVIQMEDELASINAVVGASFAGRKAMTATSGPGISLMSEGIGLAGMAELPIVVINVQRGGPSTGLPTKTEQADLMQAIWGSHGDAPRVVIAPSDVEDCFDCTVLAFYIAEKYQLPVIVLSDAFIGHRKESINPNRIRDLKYGFKKINRRITPTEKELEDYHRFKVTKNGISPVTWPGMENGMYQAAGIEHDEKGFPSSDVSVHAGMTKKRWEKFREIKREFSFERFYGPDDAELGIIAWGSTKGAVKEAVARANANGIKVQAIIPQILYPFLIQPFHDFLVNKKRVIFVEMAYAGAFRRYLRGFVRFGDFGVETVSYRQTGGIPFTVGQIYDKIVEEYEKKDA
- a CDS encoding carboxypeptidase M32, with the protein product MKENLKVLKDLLKEYAKAESVQALVQWDQETYMPEGAGEFRSEQLAWLSALAHEIHTGERFKKALGKLVDLNTGNILNDESDKETSRLLYLIWKDYHYASVLPALFVEEFSRLTSQSQQVWAKARVNNDFKSFQPYLEKIVDMCRKQADYYGYTTTPYDALMEQYEPGMTTETVTALFSELKDGLIVLLDKIKNSGDKPDDHILRESFDTTHQWAFGLEVVQKLGYDMSRGRQDRSAHPFTTGFHPTDVRITTRVFENDMKSAFFSTVHEAGHAMYEQGLPVEHFGTPFGQAASYGIHESQSRLWENMIGKSLSFWNHFYPRLKELFPVLKKTSVDDFYRMINTVEPSLIRVEADEVTYSLHIMLRFEIEKMLINEGLKVTDLPEIWNTKMKEYLGVIPPDDKMGVMQDVHWSMGAVGYFPSYALGNLYAAQFLNQAIKEHPGFWNIIRGGEFSILLNWLRDNIHSRGRRLDPLDLVKSVTGGKLSPKPFLKYLNEKYKVIYNLS